A single Triticum dicoccoides isolate Atlit2015 ecotype Zavitan chromosome 2A, WEW_v2.0, whole genome shotgun sequence DNA region contains:
- the LOC119354944 gene encoding transcription factor BHLH156-like, which produces MEHHQRLLHLSPHQEHLMIGPGFFDVDPMHFHGDDAGFLAVQPAADDGAWMEDLMHLGDELFGGGGGGGGAGDDNDMVGASAAADQAWRQECEGASPDDHPCSYDDVISPVSGEQGAGFEPSRDDSDLSGTRKRRDRSKTIVSERKRRFRMKEKLYELRALVPNITKMDKASIIADAVAYVKNLQSHARKLKEDVATLEARPGLAGRRQQLQQKQGRRHGRNGGDDEGNSGSSRGGGGARVTLVSAAQVGEGRFFVTVECERRDGVAAPLCAAVESLAGFLVESSNLGCSSDRVVSTLTLKVSEAREEVMISDRTVKLWVMAALLSEGFRPEATSEIC; this is translated from the exons ATGGAGCACCACCAGCGGCTGCTGCATTTGTCGCCACACCAAGAGCACCTCATGATCGGCCCGGGCTTCTTCGACGTTGACCCGATGCACTTCCACGGCGACGACGCCGGCTTCCTCGCGGTGCAGCCGGCCGCCGACGATGGCGCCTGGATGGAGGACCTCATGCATCTCGGCGACGAGCTgttcggcggtggtggcggcggcggcggcgccggggaCGACAACGACATGGtgggcgcttctgctgctgctgaccAGGCATGGCGGCAGGAATGCGAGGGCGCGTCCCCGGACGACCACCCCTGCAGCTACGACGACGTGATCAGCCCTGTCTCCGGGGAGCAAGGCGCGGGCTTCGAGCCCAGCCGCGACGACAGCGACCTGTCGGGGACGAGGAAGAGGCGAGACCGCTCCAAGACCATCGTGTCGGAGCGCAAGAGGAGGTTCCGGATGAAGGAGAAGCTATACGAGCTCAGAGCTCTCGTCCCCAACATCACAAAG ATGGACAAGGCCTCCATCATCGCCGACGCAGTGGCGTACGTCAAGAACCTGCAGTCGCACGCCAGGAAGCTCAAGGAGGACGTGGCGACGCTCGAGGCGCGGCCGGGGTTGGCCGGCCGGcggcagcagctgcagcagaagCAGGGCCGCCGGCACGGCCGcaacggcggcgacgacgaggggAACAGCGGCAGCTCCagagggggcggcggcgcgcgggtgaCGCTAGTGAGCGCGGCCCAGGTGGGCGAGGGCCGGTTCTTCGTGACGGTGGAGTGCGAGCGGCGGGACGGCGTGGCGGCGCCTCTCTGCGCGGCCGTCGAGTCCCTCGCCGGCTTCCTGGTGGAGAGCTCCAACCTCGGCTGCTCGTCGGACCGCGTCGTGTCAACTCTCACACTCaag GTTAGTGAAGCAAGGGAGGAGGTGATGATCAGCGACCGCACGGTGAAGCTGTGGGTGATGGCGGCGCTGCTCAGCGAGGGCTTCCGGCCAGAAGCCACGTCGGAGATCTGCTAA